One window of Cohnella hashimotonis genomic DNA carries:
- a CDS encoding alpha-L-arabinofuranosidase C-terminal domain-containing protein, with the protein MTIPGKLTINTQQKGTPLGDLFGIFFEDLNHAADGGLYAELVRNRSFEFDPIDHPDYRALTGWEKIERGAGKATLTVEDAHPINDRNTHYAAIDIIEAGDGVGIANQGFNTGIPVRAGEQYRFSVYARRDASFAEPVRIAVESEDGTVRAEAVIQVESAEWKRYETVLAASATDFGSWLTIVTGGTGKLYLDMVSLFPAKTFRDRPNGLRADIAQLLGDLKPKFMRFPGGCLVHDGSLNAEDRDSMYRWKNTIGDVAQRPPRRNNWRYHQTLGLGYYEYFQFCEDIGAKPIPILPAGYDPHHKRIVPIEALGPWIDDALDLIEFANGDASTEWGSIRAKLGHPAPFNLEYIGIGNEEVGAPFFERYAHFHKAIKDKHPAIKIINSSGPFAAGGEYERGWRSARENGSDLVDEHYYQSPEWFLANVRRYDSFKSEEPKVFLGEYASWGNAYLNALAEAAFMTGLERSAHAVGLACYAPLLCNVDYVNWKPDLIWFNNREAFGTANYYVQQLFMHHQGDYLLPVEASGLKPSEPYREVTPIRGGIGFGANANVVEYTSIRLINHATGETLSFADTAFDRTGAGDKQTAMLGATHWEDYTLSLKAKKTDGGQWGFAVYFDWADDRQHLQWDIGGWQNQDSLIHSVIGGKGSVLTQSLFEVQNGVEYDLALRVTGRKIVASIDGVVVGETEDHIPYIEPLYYSASLEETTGDIIVKVVNVRCESETVELAFEGVESGRPLVAEVHELSGHGLEDENSFEQPARIAPRTKTFTVDRPAFAYEFPKHSVTVIRISG; encoded by the coding sequence ATGACCATTCCAGGCAAATTGACGATAAACACGCAACAAAAAGGAACGCCGCTGGGCGACCTGTTCGGCATCTTTTTCGAGGATCTCAATCACGCCGCGGACGGCGGGCTGTACGCCGAGCTGGTCCGCAATCGCTCCTTCGAGTTCGATCCGATCGATCATCCGGACTATCGCGCGCTGACGGGCTGGGAAAAAATCGAGCGCGGCGCGGGCAAGGCGACGCTAACCGTCGAAGATGCGCATCCGATTAATGATCGCAATACGCATTATGCGGCCATCGACATTATAGAGGCAGGGGATGGCGTCGGCATCGCCAATCAGGGCTTCAATACCGGCATTCCCGTCCGTGCCGGCGAGCAGTATCGGTTCTCGGTCTATGCAAGGCGGGACGCCTCCTTCGCGGAGCCCGTGCGCATTGCGGTCGAGAGCGAAGACGGGACGGTCCGTGCGGAAGCCGTCATCCAGGTCGAATCCGCCGAATGGAAGCGCTACGAGACCGTGCTTGCTGCGAGCGCAACCGACTTCGGCAGCTGGCTGACGATCGTGACCGGAGGAACGGGCAAGCTGTATCTGGATATGGTGTCCCTGTTTCCCGCGAAGACGTTCCGCGACCGGCCGAACGGACTTCGCGCGGATATCGCGCAGCTGCTGGGCGACCTGAAGCCGAAGTTCATGCGGTTTCCGGGTGGGTGCCTGGTGCATGACGGCTCGTTGAATGCGGAAGACCGGGATTCCATGTACCGCTGGAAAAATACGATCGGCGACGTCGCGCAGCGTCCCCCCAGGCGCAACAATTGGCGGTATCATCAAACGCTTGGACTCGGTTATTATGAATACTTTCAATTCTGCGAAGACATCGGAGCAAAGCCGATTCCGATCCTGCCCGCCGGCTACGATCCGCATCACAAGCGAATCGTGCCGATCGAGGCGCTGGGTCCGTGGATCGACGACGCGCTCGACCTGATCGAATTCGCGAACGGCGACGCGTCGACCGAATGGGGAAGCATCCGAGCGAAGCTCGGGCATCCGGCACCCTTCAATCTCGAATATATCGGAATCGGGAACGAAGAGGTCGGCGCGCCGTTTTTCGAACGGTACGCGCACTTCCACAAGGCCATCAAGGACAAGCATCCGGCAATTAAAATCATTAATTCCAGCGGCCCCTTCGCCGCGGGCGGCGAGTACGAACGCGGCTGGCGCTCTGCCAGGGAGAACGGGTCGGACTTGGTGGACGAGCACTATTACCAATCGCCGGAGTGGTTTCTGGCCAACGTCCGTCGGTATGACAGCTTCAAGTCGGAAGAGCCGAAGGTGTTCCTGGGCGAATATGCTTCCTGGGGAAATGCTTATCTAAATGCGTTGGCGGAAGCCGCGTTCATGACCGGGCTGGAGCGGAGCGCGCATGCGGTCGGTCTGGCGTGCTACGCGCCGCTGCTCTGCAACGTCGATTACGTGAATTGGAAGCCCGATCTGATCTGGTTCAACAACCGCGAGGCGTTCGGAACCGCGAATTATTACGTGCAGCAGCTGTTCATGCACCATCAAGGCGACTACTTGCTTCCGGTCGAGGCCTCCGGCTTGAAGCCTTCCGAGCCCTATCGGGAAGTGACGCCGATCCGCGGCGGGATTGGATTTGGCGCGAACGCGAACGTGGTCGAGTACACCTCGATCCGATTGATCAATCATGCGACGGGCGAGACCCTCTCCTTTGCGGATACGGCGTTTGACCGAACGGGCGCGGGAGACAAGCAGACCGCCATGCTAGGCGCCACTCATTGGGAGGACTATACGCTCTCGCTCAAAGCCAAAAAAACGGACGGCGGTCAATGGGGATTTGCCGTTTACTTCGACTGGGCCGACGACCGGCAGCATCTGCAGTGGGACATCGGCGGCTGGCAGAACCAGGATTCCCTGATCCACTCCGTCATCGGCGGCAAAGGTTCGGTACTCACTCAAAGTCTGTTCGAGGTGCAGAACGGCGTGGAGTACGATCTGGCGCTTCGCGTTACGGGGAGAAAAATCGTCGCCTCTATCGACGGAGTCGTGGTCGGGGAGACGGAGGACCATATCCCGTACATCGAGCCTCTATATTATTCGGCGAGCCTGGAGGAAACGACGGGCGACATCATCGTGAAGGTCGTCAACGTCCGCTGCGAGTCCGAGACCGTGGAGCTGGCGTTCGAGGGCGTGGAGAGCGGCCGTCCGCTCGTCGCGGAAGTCCATGAGCTTAGCGGCCACGGTCTCGAAGAC